Genomic segment of uncultured Desulfobacter sp.:
TCTACGATAGAAAATCTTATATGATCTACGGTTAACCAAAATAGATTAAAAACTTTTGTTGTGGGCTGAACACTGGCAACGCCCGGTCAGCCCACGGATGTTAGTTGACCATACGGTCGTGGCCGGCCCACTCTTTTTCCCGCAGTTTGAACTTTTGCAGTTTGCCCGTGGCGGTCTTGGGCAAGGGACCGAATTCAATGGACTTGGGTGCTTTGAACCGGGCCATATTTTCCTTGCAGAAGGCGATAATTTCGGCCGGATCGGGATTGGTACCGGCCCGGGGGACGATAAACGCCTTGGGCACTTCACCCCATTTTTCGTCGGGCACGGAAATTACAGCCACCTCCAGCACATCCGGATGGGTGTAGAGCACGTTTTCGATTTCAACGGTTGAAATATTCTCTCCCCCTGAAATAATGATGTCTTTTTTTCGGTCCATGATCTGTACATAGTTGTCCGGATGCATCACTGCCAGATCCCCGGAGTGGAACCAGCCACCCCGGAACGCCTCGGTGCTGGCCTGGGCATCCTTATAATATCCGAGCATGACGTTGTTGCCCCGCATGACGATTTCACCCATGGTCGTTCCGTCTCTGGGTACAGGTTCCATGGTATCGGGATCCACCACATCCATGTGCTCGGCCACGATATACGGCACACCCTGACGGGCCTTGATACCGGCCTTGGCCATGGGCGCAAGATCATCCCATCTATCCTGCCACTGGCACACGGAATGCGGCCCGAACACTTCGGTGAGCCCATATGTCTGGGTGATGTTGGCCCCGATACTTTCCATGTTCTGGATTACCATGGGTGCAGGCGGTGCTCCGGCGGTCATGATTTCCAGGCTTGTGGAGAGATTGACATCATTTTCCGTGGCATAAACGGACATGCCGATGAGAATGGTGGGTGCGGCACACAGATGGGTAACCCCCACTTCGCCGATGATCTTGTAAATTTCAGCAGGATCAACTTTTCTTAAGCAGACATGGGTAGCGCCCATTGCGGTGATGCCCCAGGTAAAACACCATCCGTTGCAATGGAACATGGGCAGGGTCCACAGATATTTGCTATCCAGATCAATCTTAAACTCCAGCAGCTCGCCCAAGGCGTTGAGATAGGCACCCCGGTGGTGATACATCACGCCCTTGGGGCGGCCCGTGGTACCGGAGGTATAGTTGATGGCAAGGATTTCCCGCTCATCTTCAATGGCCAGGGCAACCGGATCAGCCGGGCTGTCCGCCAGAAAGCTTTCATATTCAGGGCCGTCCAGGGGCATGCGATCATCAATGTCACAAATATTGATAAA
This window contains:
- a CDS encoding acyl--CoA ligase family protein — its product is MSERSVNYEILSPTNFLERSVKVYPEKTAVIYGDKSYTWAGFQERVFRLANGLKARGVGRGDKVAFICPNTPPMLEAHYAVPLLGAALVSINIRLSAPEMAYIINHSDAKVVVADNEFGNVLVEVVSELTAVTSFINICDIDDRMPLDGPEYESFLADSPADPVALAIEDEREILAINYTSGTTGRPKGVMYHHRGAYLNALGELLEFKIDLDSKYLWTLPMFHCNGWCFTWGITAMGATHVCLRKVDPAEIYKIIGEVGVTHLCAAPTILIGMSVYATENDVNLSTSLEIMTAGAPPAPMVIQNMESIGANITQTYGLTEVFGPHSVCQWQDRWDDLAPMAKAGIKARQGVPYIVAEHMDVVDPDTMEPVPRDGTTMGEIVMRGNNVMLGYYKDAQASTEAFRGGWFHSGDLAVMHPDNYVQIMDRKKDIIISGGENISTVEIENVLYTHPDVLEVAVISVPDEKWGEVPKAFIVPRAGTNPDPAEIIAFCKENMARFKAPKSIEFGPLPKTATGKLQKFKLREKEWAGHDRMVN